The DNA region GGGTATTTCGATAACAGGGCATTGCCGTGGTGACCGTTGGGGTAGACCGCGTTGCGACCGTAGGCGAAGTCGCTCCACATGCTGTCGGCCAGGAACTCGTATTGTGAGGTCTGCGGCCAATCGTTGTAGCGAGTGGAATGGCGGTCGTGTTCACCGACGACTTCCTGCAGGAACACCAGGTCCGCCGACGTACTGCGTACCGCTTCACGGAGTTCCGGGAGAATGAAACGTCGGTTGAGTGCGGTAAAACCCTTGTGGGTGTTGACCGTCAGCACTCTCAGTCGATGAATCGCCGGGGGCGTGTTCAATGGAGATGATTCGACGGCCTGCCACTTGGAATCACTGGTCACGTTCACTCCTCTGAATCAGGACTGCTTATGTATGCGACTGATACAGCGGCGGGCAGTTCAGAGTGATTCGTCGCAAGAAGCCTTCACGCCAGAATGTAGCAGCTGTCGAGCCTGCGAGGCTGCGTTCGACTGCGTAGCAGTCGTAAGACCGGCAACGCGGTGTGTCAGGCAAACTCCATGTTCTGGATGGCGACTGCTGCGCAGTCGAACGCAGCCTCGCAGGCTCGACAGCTGCTACAGGCTGCTACCAGCGCTACGTCAGACGAAGACAATTTCATAAGGCAACCGTATCCGCTCCAGAAGCACCGGGGGCAGCAGCGGGGCGAGGCCGATGGCCGGCTCGCCGTCGAGCTGGCTGGCATAGGCGTGGGTAGCGTGGCTTTTGCGCGCGACGGTCCAGGTGTCCAGGCGAACCTTGCGCGCGCGATGCCACGGGATGAGCCCTCGATCACGCGTTGGCCGGTGCCAGGCCCAGACCGGTACTTCGTTGAGCGCCGCCCCGACCATGGCCGCGGCCTTGACGCTAGCCCGGCCGACGGCGTCATGGTCGACAATGCCATCCTCGCGCCAGGTGCTGAACACCACATCCCCGGGGCGTAAATAACGGGCAATGAATTGAGTCATCTGAAATTCGCGTTCGGCCAGGGCGTTGTCGGTGAAGCCGCCACGAATCCATTTGAGGCTGTGCATCGGCAGCCCGAGCCGGCGCAAGGCTTCGAGGCTTTCCTGGGGGCGGAACACGCTCAAGCGTTTCTCCGACCACTGTTGCGAGCCCGGATGGCTGGCGCTGCCGTCGGTAATCGAGATTAACTGGAGCGGATGTCCCAGGGCGCTGAGCAACTGCAGCAGGCCGCCGCAGGTCACGACTTCATCGCCAGGGTGTGGGGCAATCACTACAGCGCGTGCGCCGGCGGGGACCAAGGTCTGAGTGCTGATGACAGGAATGTTGTCCAGTTGCGGGGCGCTGTTCCAGATTTGTACTGGCGGGATGCTTTCACTGATGGTGACCGTTTTCATGGCTACGTCCTTGTTCTCGTTGATAGCAATGTGCAGCGCTCCAAACCCTGGATTGCCGCGAGCAGAGTATTGCTCATGACACGCTATTCGTCGCCTCGATGTTCCGTCCGGTACGTTTTTTTACCCGACCTGCGCCATGTCCCGCAAAAAATCACCAAAACGCGAAACCAACTCATGTTGCGCCGGGGTCTAGGCGGCTTGCAGGCACTCTGCAAGCAGTCGCTGGAATCGCTCCAGCGACTGGCCGCTACCCGGCAGCGGAAGCTGATCAAGTTCAGCCTCCACCAGCGCCCGCAGGGCACCGGCCTAGCGCCTGAGTGTCGGCGTAATCCCCTGGCTGACGCTGGAGAAACCCCTGAAGGTCCATTTCACTCTTCTTCCTCATGCTGCAATTCGAACAGCAGCAGAGAACGACCGGTGACGGAATATTCGTGTCCGAACTCGAAGCGTTCCTGCCCGCGAATCGACGGTTGATTGGTGTCGATCATGCACGTCCAGTGATAGCCGTCAGGCACTTCCGGCAAGGTGAAGTTGACGATGTCGTGGTGCGCGTTGACCACCAGCAACAGGGTCGCGTCACCGCCCTTGCGGCGGATACCGGTTTCCTGGGCGCGGCCATCCATCAGCATGCCGAGGCAGCGGCCATGGCCTTCCTCCCATTGTTCGATGGACATTTCGCTGCCATCCGGCGCGAGCCAGGTGACGTCCTTGACGCCGATGTCCTCGTTGTAATTGCCCACCAGGAACCGGCCGCGACGCAGGATCGGGTAGGTCAGGCGCAACTTGATCAGGCGTTTGACGAACTTGAGCAGGGCCTTGCCGTCTTCGCTCAGGTCCCAATTGACCCAACCGATGTCGCTGTCCTGGCAATAGGCGTTGTTGTTGCCTTCCTGGGTTCGGGCGAATTCGTCGCCGGCCACCAGCATCGGCGTGCCTTGGGACAGCAGCAGCGTGGCAAAGAAATTGCGCATTTGGCGCTGACGCAGCTCATTGATCTCGGGATCGTCGGTCGGGCCTTCGACGCCATGGTTCCAGGACAGGTTGTTGTTGCTGCCGTCCTGATTGTTCTCGTCGTTGGCTTCGTTGTGTTTGTCGTTGTACGACACCAGGTCGTTGAGGGTGAAACCGTCGTGGGCGGTGACGAAGTTAACCGAGGCGTACGGCCGCCGGCCACGCTGATTGAACATCTCGCCGGAGGCGGTCATGCGACTGGCGAAGTCCGCAAGTTGGCCGTCGTCGCCTTTCCAGAACGCACGCACGGTGTCGCGGAATTTGTCATTCCACTCGACCCAGCCGGGCGGAAAGTTACCAACCTGATAGCCGCCGGGGCCGCAATCCCAGGCTTCTGCAATCATCTTCACTTGGCGCAGCACCGGGTCCTGACGGCAGGCCACAAGAAAGCTGTGACGTTCGTCGAAGCCGTCGTGGTAGCGCCCGAGAATGGTTGCCAGGTCGAAGCGGAAACCGTCGACGTGCATTTCTGAAGCCCAGTAGCGCAGGGAGTCGGTGACCATTTGCAGCACGCACGGGTGACTCAGGTCCAGGGTGTTGCCGGTGCCGGAATCGTTGATGTAGAAGCGCTTGTCGTCGGGCATCAAGCGGTAGTAGGAGGCGTTGTCGATGCCGCGCATGGACAGGGTCGGGCCTTGCTCATTGCCCTCGGCGGTGTGGTTGTAGACCACGTCGAGGATCACTTCAAGATTGGCTTCGTGCAGGTGCGCAACCATCTCCTTGAACTCGGCGATTTTGCCGCTGGCCAGGTAACGCGGGTCGGGGGCGAAGAACGCGATGCTGTTGTAACCCCAATAATTGGTCATGCCTTTGTGCAACAGATGCTGGTCGTTGACGAAGGCATGAATCGGCAGCAATTCCACCGTCGACACGCCGAGCTTGCGGATGTGTTCCAGCACATCATCGACCATCAACCCGGCGAAGGTGCCGCGCACATTCTCGGGGACGGAGGGGTGACGCATGCTGATACCGCGCACGTGAGTCTCATAAATGATGGTCTTGTCCCACGGCACGCTGACCCGATGGTCGTGACCCCAGGTGTGGGCGGGGTCGATCACCTTGCACTTGGGCACGAAGGGCGCGCTGTCCCGTTCATCGAAACTGAGGTCGGCGTCGGGGTGGCCGATGGTGTAGCCGAACAGCGCTTCGGACCATTTCAACTGGCCGACCAGTTGTTTGGCGTAGGGGTCGATCAGCAGTTTGTTGTGGTTGAAGCGATGACCGTTCGCCGGGTCGTACGGGCCGTAGACACGGTAGCCGTAGATCATCCCCGGATGCGCGTCGGGCAGGTAGCCGTGGTAGATCTCGTCGGTGTATTCCGGCAGTTCGATGCGTTCCAGTTCGACCTCGCCGGCATCATCGAAGATGCACAGCTCGACCTTGGTGGCATTGGCGGAAAACAAGGCAAAGTTGACCCCCAGGCCATCCCAGGTCGCGCCCAGCGGGAAGGGCAAGCCTTCACGGATTCGCGAGGCCTCGACCTGAGGTTCTGGCGCGGCTTTCTTCGGACTGGTCATAGGTACTCCTGCAAAGGGGGTTCAGTTCTTGGCTCTGGTTTTTTTTGAGGGCGAGCGAGCCCTCGGTGGCGAGAAGGCTCGCCACGAGGTCAATCAGGACAAAGGTGAGAGGCGTCAGACCGCGGGCGGTTTACGCGCTGCTCGAGGTTTTTTCTCGTTGGCTTTTTCGCCCGGAGGGATCACCTTCGATGCCGCGGCGGGCTTGGCTTTGGCTTTTGGCTCGGCAGCCTTGCCATTGGCTTTGCTGGCAGGGGCCTTGGTGCCGGCGGTTTTGCTGCCAGCGGCTTTTGGCGATTTGCTCGGTGCCAGGGCTTCGGCTTCAGCCAGTTTGCGAGCCATCTCCCAGTGGCGGGCTTCCTGACCCTCGGGTTTTCCTTCCGATTCCCAGATCTGATAGGCGAATTCGCGGATGCGTTTATCGTTAGTGCTCATCGCAATGCTCCTGAACTGAACTCAAGTGTGGGTAGTTTGGATAAAAAGATTGATCGGGAAATCCCCCAGCGCGGTGCTGATGTTCAGTTCCCTTTGGGGTGTGACTGGTGTGCTTGAAAAAAGTCCCTCTAAATTTTCATCAGGGGCGGTGAACGGTAATTTGACCCGTGTATCGCCCCACAGCGGCGCGCCAATCCGGGGTTCGGCACTGTTTTTCAGCAGTTCGGCGCAGCGTATCGGCACGATGACGATGGCGCGTTTTCCTTCCAGCGAGCGAGCAAATGCGAGCACCCGGTGAGCCTGGCTGCCGACGACTTCAAGGGCTTGATACGTCCCTCGCCGAAACAGTTCGGTGTGCTCCAGCCGCAGGTTCAACACATGAGCGATCAGCGCTTGTTTAATGCGCCCGTCACGCCAGTTAGCCAACAATTCTGGCAGTTCCAATGGCGTCTGCATCGACTGCTGACGGCTGGCGTAATCCACCGGCCGGCGGTTGTCAGGATCGACCAGCGAGAAGTCCCAGTACTCGTTGCCCTGATAAAGGTCCGGTACCCCCGGCACGGTCATGCGCAGCAAGGTTTGCGCCAATCCATTGAGTGCGCCGGGGACGGCGATGCTCTTGGCCGCTTTGCCGAGGGCAGCGCGTAGCAGCTCACCTTCAGGGCTCAGAAGCAGACGTTGCAGGAATTGGTGAACCGCTTGTTCGTAAGCCTCGTTTGGCGCGCTCCAGCTGCTTTGCAACTTGGCTTCGCGCAAGGCTTTCTGTTGCCACTGCCACACTCGTTGAGTGTAGTTCTCCAAGGCTGCTTGATCGTCACTGCGCAAATCGAGCGGCCAGCTGCCGAGGATCGCTTGATAGAGGATCAACTCATCGCCCGCAGTCGGCATCTGGTCGTCGTCGCGCAGGGGGCGGGCGAGGGCCTGCCAGAGCGGGACTTGCTCGGCGTACCAGGCACTGCGCTCGCTCAGCACCGCCAGGCGCGCGCGGGTGTCTTCGCCGCGTTTGTGGTCGTGGGTCGCAGTGGCCAGCAAATTATCGGGGAACGCTTCGAGACGGTTGATGCAAGTCGCATGGAAATCAGCCGCCGGCGCGCTGAACTGCTCGGTGCTGAAGCCCACGTCATTGCGCGACAACAATGTCGCCGAGCGATAGAACGCGGTGTCCTCCACAGCCTTCGCTGCCGCCGGCGACGTCAGTTGCTGAAAACGCACACAGGCATGCTTGAGCATCTTGCGCGGCCGGCCCAACGGGTGTTTGCGCCAGGGTTCACCGCCCAGCCAGTTGGCCAGGCAATCGAGCACCGGCCAGTCGGCCTCGCCGAGGGTAAGCCTCGCACCGTCCATGGCTTGCTGGAAAAACACATCGTCTTCAGCCGAACGCCCACGGGGGCTGATGTAGGTGCGGTACACCGGGAAATGCACGATCAGTTCCTGCAACGCCCGACGGATCGCACCGAGGGTCAGATCGCGGGTCATCAGGTCATCCCGGGCCACTTGCAACAGGGCCTGGGCGACGCTTTCAAAGTCTCCGGCGAGGGAACCGTTGAGGATCTGCTGGCGGGCCAGTTGCGCTTCCTGACGGAAATCGGCGGGCCGTTCGCTGTAACGATTCCACAGTTCGCCCAAGGTGTCGGCGCCTTCGGGCGCGTGTTGCAGCAGCGACAGCTGATTCATGAACTCGTAACCCGTGGTGCCATCCACCGACCAGTCGCGGTGCAGGGTTTCACCTTCGCCGAGGATCTTCTCGACGTAGATCGGCAGGTGCCGATCCGGCGACAGGCTGTCGACCCGCCGCCGCAATTTTCGGCAGTAACCCCGAGGGTCGGCGAGACCGTCGATGTGGTCGATGCGCAAACCGTCAACCAGGCCTTCGGCTACCAGCTCGAAGATTTTCGCGTGGGTGGCTTCGAACACGGCGGGGCGTTCAACCCGCAAGCCACCCAGTTCGTTGATATCGAAAAAACGCCGCCAGTTGATGTCATCGGCCGCCGTGCGCCAACTGGCCAGGCGATAGCTTTGGTGTTCAAGCAACTGGTGCAGGCGCTGGAAACCTTCGGCGGTGAGCGAGTCGTAAGCGCTGAGGTTTTGCTGGATGGCCTGGAGAATCGCCGGATCGCTAGCCAGTTCACGCAACTCTGTTTTCAGCGGCATCGCCAGACTGTGGGCGTCGGTCTGGTAGCTCAAGGTGCTGAAACGGTCTGCCAGCGACTTGAGCGATTCGGCGGTCAGCGGGTCATCGGTTCTGAGCAGTTCGCCGTAATGGGTCGGGCAGATCGGGAAGTGATGCTCATAGTGCTCAACATAAAACGCGCCCTTTTGCGCATCGAAGCGCAGGGGCAGGGTGCCGTCCTGCAAGGCTATGCCGTAGTCGCTGCCGAGGAAGGGCAGCAGCAACTGGCCTTCCATCAACGGGTCGGGTGAATGCCACTGGATATCGAAGAACTCGCCGTAAGGACTCAGGCGTCCCCATTCCAGCAAATCCTGCCACCAGGGATTATCTCCACCGCCAACGGCCATGTGGTTGGAGACGATGTCGAGGATCAGCCCCATGTTCAGCTCGCGCAATGCGCTGACCAAACGCCGCAGCGCCGCTTCGCCGCCCAGCTCCGGATTGACCGTGGTCGGGTCCACGACGTCGTAGCCATGCATGGAACCGGCACGAGCACTCAGTAGCGGTGACGCATAGACATGGCTGATACCGAGGCTGGCGAAGTACGGCACCAGCGGCACCGCATCGTCCAGCGTGAAGTCTTTATGGAACTGCAGCCGCAAGGTTGCCCGCAGCGGTTGGATAAGCGTTTGCTTCATTGGTCACGCTCGGCCGCCTGAAGCCGCGCGCAGGCGAGCAGTTCCAGGCGCCGGGCGGCGTCCGGGTCATCGAGCAAGGCTTCACTGACGCCGGGCAAGCGTCGGGACCAGTTGGGGTGCGTGTCGGTGGTGCCGGGCAAGTTGGCCTGCTGCTCGATGCCCAAGGCATCTTCCAGCGGCAGCAACACCAGCGGCGCACGGGTATGACCGAGGAAACGTATTGCGGCGTCGAGCACCTGATCGGTTTCATGGGACTCTTCGCGAAAGTTCTGCGGGTCCTCGCTCAACACCCGACGCAGGCCTTCACGCTCGCGTTCACGGTGGTGACGCCATTCGATTTCACCCGGGGCGTCGACCAGGCCGAGTCGGGCGTTCCAGTCGATA from Pseudomonas sp. ACM7 includes:
- the glgX gene encoding glycogen debranching protein GlgX, which translates into the protein MTSPKKAAPEPQVEASRIREGLPFPLGATWDGLGVNFALFSANATKVELCIFDDAGEVELERIELPEYTDEIYHGYLPDAHPGMIYGYRVYGPYDPANGHRFNHNKLLIDPYAKQLVGQLKWSEALFGYTIGHPDADLSFDERDSAPFVPKCKVIDPAHTWGHDHRVSVPWDKTIIYETHVRGISMRHPSVPENVRGTFAGLMVDDVLEHIRKLGVSTVELLPIHAFVNDQHLLHKGMTNYWGYNSIAFFAPDPRYLASGKIAEFKEMVAHLHEANLEVILDVVYNHTAEGNEQGPTLSMRGIDNASYYRLMPDDKRFYINDSGTGNTLDLSHPCVLQMVTDSLRYWASEMHVDGFRFDLATILGRYHDGFDERHSFLVACRQDPVLRQVKMIAEAWDCGPGGYQVGNFPPGWVEWNDKFRDTVRAFWKGDDGQLADFASRMTASGEMFNQRGRRPYASVNFVTAHDGFTLNDLVSYNDKHNEANDENNQDGSNNNLSWNHGVEGPTDDPEINELRQRQMRNFFATLLLSQGTPMLVAGDEFARTQEGNNNAYCQDSDIGWVNWDLSEDGKALLKFVKRLIKLRLTYPILRRGRFLVGNYNEDIGVKDVTWLAPDGSEMSIEQWEEGHGRCLGMLMDGRAQETGIRRKGGDATLLLVVNAHHDIVNFTLPEVPDGYHWTCMIDTNQPSIRGQERFEFGHEYSVTGRSLLLFELQHEEEE
- a CDS encoding PIG-L deacetylase family protein; protein product: MKTVTISESIPPVQIWNSAPQLDNIPVISTQTLVPAGARAVVIAPHPGDEVVTCGGLLQLLSALGHPLQLISITDGSASHPGSQQWSEKRLSVFRPQESLEALRRLGLPMHSLKWIRGGFTDNALAEREFQMTQFIARYLRPGDVVFSTWREDGIVDHDAVGRASVKAAAMVGAALNEVPVWAWHRPTRDRGLIPWHRARKVRLDTWTVARKSHATHAYASQLDGEPAIGLAPLLPPVLLERIRLPYEIVFV
- a CDS encoding DUF2934 domain-containing protein, with amino-acid sequence MSTNDKRIREFAYQIWESEGKPEGQEARHWEMARKLAEAEALAPSKSPKAAGSKTAGTKAPASKANGKAAEPKAKAKPAAASKVIPPGEKANEKKPRAARKPPAV
- a CDS encoding malto-oligosyltrehalose synthase, encoding MKQTLIQPLRATLRLQFHKDFTLDDAVPLVPYFASLGISHVYASPLLSARAGSMHGYDVVDPTTVNPELGGEAALRRLVSALRELNMGLILDIVSNHMAVGGGDNPWWQDLLEWGRLSPYGEFFDIQWHSPDPLMEGQLLLPFLGSDYGIALQDGTLPLRFDAQKGAFYVEHYEHHFPICPTHYGELLRTDDPLTAESLKSLADRFSTLSYQTDAHSLAMPLKTELRELASDPAILQAIQQNLSAYDSLTAEGFQRLHQLLEHQSYRLASWRTAADDINWRRFFDINELGGLRVERPAVFEATHAKIFELVAEGLVDGLRIDHIDGLADPRGYCRKLRRRVDSLSPDRHLPIYVEKILGEGETLHRDWSVDGTTGYEFMNQLSLLQHAPEGADTLGELWNRYSERPADFRQEAQLARQQILNGSLAGDFESVAQALLQVARDDLMTRDLTLGAIRRALQELIVHFPVYRTYISPRGRSAEDDVFFQQAMDGARLTLGEADWPVLDCLANWLGGEPWRKHPLGRPRKMLKHACVRFQQLTSPAAAKAVEDTAFYRSATLLSRNDVGFSTEQFSAPAADFHATCINRLEAFPDNLLATATHDHKRGEDTRARLAVLSERSAWYAEQVPLWQALARPLRDDDQMPTAGDELILYQAILGSWPLDLRSDDQAALENYTQRVWQWQQKALREAKLQSSWSAPNEAYEQAVHQFLQRLLLSPEGELLRAALGKAAKSIAVPGALNGLAQTLLRMTVPGVPDLYQGNEYWDFSLVDPDNRRPVDYASRQQSMQTPLELPELLANWRDGRIKQALIAHVLNLRLEHTELFRRGTYQALEVVGSQAHRVLAFARSLEGKRAIVIVPIRCAELLKNSAEPRIGAPLWGDTRVKLPFTAPDENLEGLFSSTPVTPQRELNISTALGDFPINLFIQTTHT